The DNA window AAATTATTTTCCTTTTCAAAAGGTTCCAAATTCTGAATTAATTTGTCACCACAACACTATATCTCAACCGTTCATATTTAATTGCCCACAAACTGGTTAATTTAAACTTCTGATGATGGCGAATACCAATTATTCAGCACCACTAAATTATGGTGCTTTGACAGGTAATTAGTATGCACAACAGATGGGAAGTGTACAGAGGGGACAGCACCAAATCAAGTGATCTGCTCTTCACCGTCAAGAAATCTTCGATCATCCAACCCTTCAAAACGGAGATGTACATCTACTTGGCTTCGAACACCTCGCATGAGGTCTGCGATTTCAAGATGAACGGTAGCTTCAACGAGAGAGCTTGTTCTTTCTACCTTGGTAACACCAACACCTTGATTGCTCAAGTGAGTACAGAAATACTTCTGATCATGCATGCTTGAAGACTTATTAAAAAGCTAAGTTTGTTTAAAGTGTGATACCATCTGGTTCTGCAGATGCACCGTCAGCATACTGCCACAAGCGTGGTGTTGGGAACAGACCACTACAGTCTCACCGTGTTTCCGAATGTGGACCACGTGTTCATCTCAGCTCTTGTTGTGATTCTACAGGAGCTTCACACGGATAAAAATGATTGATGAGCACAGGGATAATCCAAGCTTCCGTGCATCGATCGAGTTGCGTGGGCGTGTCATATATATGATGATATTATTGTTTCTCTTTTTTATTAGTGTAATTTGATCCAGGATTGCATGTGGAGAATAATTCGACAAAGATTAGTTCAAACTCATTTACTCATGCTGATTTATCTCGATGCATATTTTAGATTTGGCTGGTCATTATTCAGTAATTGCTTGCTCCAGTGCAGATTTGCTTACTGCTTGAATATACATAGGCAGATGCTTTGCTGCCTAGGTGATTCATTCACACCCTCGTACTGGAAAAAGTTCTGACGTTAGCCAATCACAGGAGGTTCAGACTGAAATCTCTGTCAGATGGAGTCTGAATATGAAACTTTTCAGTAGGCACTTTTCAAGCTAGCCCATCAACCTGGGCCTGTAAGGGCTAGCAAGCTTCACTAAAGAATTGTTCTCATATTAAGGATTTAATTATAAACTGAAAAGATTTAAGTATCAGAACCAAAAAGGTAGAGcaatatctctctctctctctcctctacaTCTACTCAATCAGAGCACGTGTTTAGCCAGGGCTCTTGCATGAGAGCCCCTCTTTCCCTTCCATTAAAAAGAAGATATTAATGATATTTTAAGTTATTTTAAATAGAAAATATGGATAATTTGGAAGAAAGCTAGATCCAATAACTCTACATTGATTGCTTACTTCTCCAAGCCTCTGATTCCAAGCTTTGCAATTGCAAATCACTTTCGCCTCCTCACACTCTGTTTCGGTTCCAGTCAATTGGGATGCATTTTACTGATCATTTTAGTAATTAGTATATGGCTGACTGACTTGAGCAGTATACTTGTTCAACTCCATCCGGTACAGTTCTAAGGTACAAAATCCGGTTCTTTACTAAAAGTTGGCGCAAGGCGCTCACAGAAGTCAGTCCCTGCACCAAAATTAGGCAAAGTGCTAAAGCAAGTGGACATCATGGCAGCAGTATATAGAGTTCATTTTGCCATTGACATGGAAAAGAAATGAAAAATTCTAGGAACCAGAAATCCGAATGTTTTACTTTGAAAATTTTCATAATCTAGCGGTTGACATGTCCCTGCTTTGAAAGTACATAGCTAAGCTGATAAAATCTTGAATtggcaaaaagaaaaaaaagggaaatAAATTTTTTCCTCGAATACGTAGGAGAGCtgcgtatctttgtattaaggagaggagaggaaaatAAACTCATCAAAAGATTTTGGTTCAACCCTAGCGTTCGAGGTTGAGGTTACCAGAATCCACTAAATAAGATACAAAGCCATCACAGAGCTTGATCTTTGACCAAATTAGTTACGATTTTATTGCTACAAACATTGAAGAGCCGAAGGCTTTGTTTTCGAGACCGTACTACCCAGTCAGGCCGCATCTTATATTTCAGGGTGGAGAGGTAATTAGGGAGGACTAGGAACTCGGAAAATTGTTCCAAAGTGAGAATGTCGGCTATTTTAACAAGAAGTTAGAAAGCTTGCCGCATGATGTAGCAAAATTAAGAACTTCAAACTCTGACACCTTATTCACCATCTACAATTTTTTTCTTGCGGGCAATCTAACAATTTTCTCTACGTATGTCCCAAGAAAAACCTCCGCCAGGACACCCCAGGACTGCGCACCGCGAGAGCAAACACCCAACACAGCATCGCCGTTCGCCGGAGGATCTCGGCTGATCCCAATGGCAGCGGGGCCATTGGCGGTGGTGGACCCACGGTTctgcgcgccgcgcgcgctgccGCTGACCCTGGCCATGAACCTCACGCGCGGCGGCACCGTCCccgacgccggcggcgccgtcgtGTTGCGAATGGACGTCCCTTTCCTCCGGCTCCTCCACCGCTTCCTCCTCGTCGACGTCGCCGGCCGGCCCCTCCTCGCCGTGCAGAGAAAGGCCCCGGCCGATCATGGTTTGAAGATTTTTTTTTGTCAATGATGAATGCATCATCTGGAGATGCGTGTGTGCAGATGCGCCGTCAGATTTCTGCCGCGGGCGTACTGCTCGGGAAGGACAGCTTCAGTGTCACCGTGTCCCCGAACGTCAACTACGTGTTCGTCGCGGCTCTTGCTGTGATGCTACACGAGATTCACATGGATGAAAGAGACAGATGACCAAAGCATAAGCATGTACACAGCGATCCAGGCCGTTGAGAACTAACTTGCAATGCTGTTATTTATAGTGTAAACCAATTGAGGGTTGCATGCAAAATTGTGCTATTATTGTAGATTTGCCTGGAAAAATTTGGTCAGGGCGGATGACTTGAGTATTAGAGCAATGACTTAATTTGCCACAGATTTTACATTGTTGGGAGGACCATAAAGGATAGGTTGATGCTGAGAAGATGTTCAACACACATATTATCATTTATTGTTTCATCTatctttttttttaagaaaaaatgGTAGAATAATGAGTGGTGGCAACGTTTTCTCCAGTGTGCAGTTCTCTGATATTTACTTTGAAAATTGGTAGATTAATTGAGTGATAGCAATGTGTCCTCTGGTATGCCAAACACCTTTTTTTTTCATGAAACATACATGGCACTCATTTTAGGCAAAGAAAACATACATGGCACTCATTTTAGGCAAAGTCGGCCTGATGAAATCCTAACCTGCAAGTACCTACTGAAACTCATTAATTCAGCCTTCTTCAGGGCTTCCCAAACTACAATATATATATTTAGAGAAGTACAAGATACATATATATGGAAGTTCGTTCCAACCATCAAACATTCAAATAAGATATCAAATCCCAACCATCAGACATGCTGATTGATCACGAAATAGCACATGCAGCTTGACAAAGAAAGGTCAAGCACCCAACTTATATTGGAAGTtgcctttcttccttttctttaaTTTTAAGAGAAACCATCATTAGCATATTCAGGGGACTACAATTCTCCAAGAGAAATTTTCGAATAATGAATTGGTATTCACGTCTTTGCTTATGAATTTgacacaaaagacacaaatttTATTGTGTTATGATTTTCTGTATTGTGCATACAAGCACAATACAACCATAGAGCAATCATGCATACACAAAACAACCACAGTACTGGAGCAACCTGTTCAAAGCTTAACACTGAAAACATAAAGGATCCATCTTAAAACTTCACAAATCCAGCACATAAAAACTACACAAAAAAAAGTGTGGTCTCTGACATTTACTCTAAATAAAGGTAGAATAAATGAGTGATAACAATGTTTCCTCCCGTGTGCCAACATATATAAATCATTTCTTTCTTCAGGTAAACAGAACACTTGTTTGAGCCTGTAAGTACTCAACCTGAAATTCTAATCTCCAAGTACCTATTGAAATTAGTTGGTTAATATCTACTCAAACTAGTTAATATATATAACCATCTTCAGGGCTTCCCAAAATATACATTTCCTTGAAAATTTCCTAATAACCATCTTCGATAGTGACACATACATATACCAGTAAGTTCCAAATATATGCTTATAGTTATGGGCAAGATTCAAGACAAAAGTGTTCTTAAATCTCAACCACCAAACTTGCGAATAAATTGCGAAGAGCATATATATAGCTTTCGCAGAGAAAGGTCAAGCACCCCGATTTATGTGGGTCTACtctgtttttttcttttcattAACAAAAGCCAACATCAGCATATTCACGAGATTACAATTCTCCAAGTGAAGGTAAAACATCTTTTGCAGAAACTCAAATTGGCGTTGGATGTAACTTAATATTTTCTAGTGCGTTGGGTATAAGTAGATCTTTAAAAAAACACAAATATGAAGTATTAATATTCTATAATGTGCATATGGACGCACACAACACAAGACAGCAATCATGCAGACCCAATTATTCATGCTTCAAACAACCAAACACTGTAAGATGTCTATGCAAAGCTGAGCACTCGAAAAGGAAAAGAGTCCAACCTAATAAAACACGTACGTACGAACACCACCAAGATCCTGGCACTGTAATATCTGACAGAACTCCATTAACACCGCACATAGGACAACAGCTCAGAAGGCTCAGAAGCACAAGGTGGAACGCCATGACCGCCGCTCGTCACCGCCGCCATGGTCCCGGGCAAGCCAACGTTGCTGGTGATCTGTTGGCGATGACGGTGGTGACCGCCTCCTGATGTTCAGGTTCAGCCAGGTGATCCAACCTCTGGCCGGCCAAGAAGCTGACCTCCTCCTGCAATTTCTGGCCTTGGATTGGGACATGGATTGGTACGACGGTGGCGGTGAGATCGGCGGCATGGCGTTGGCGGCCGAGGCCGGTGTGACGGAGCTCTTGGGCGTGCCGGGCTTGGACTCCCACAAGAAGGGCACGGTGCCGGCGCCGAGG is part of the Panicum hallii strain FIL2 chromosome 2, PHallii_v3.1, whole genome shotgun sequence genome and encodes:
- the LOC112880809 gene encoding protein LURP-one-related 10-like; amino-acid sequence: MAAPPPFPAPPPPQPSGGIVGPLPVVAPHFCAPYVVQLNVQEQFGLREGDFLITDTNGAVVITVKGAFISIHNRRVLFDAYGNPLLCMKEKVISMHNRWEVYRGDSTKSSDLLFTVKKSSIIQPFKTEMYIYLASNTSHEVCDFKMNGSFNERACSFYLGNTNTLIAQMHRQHTATSVVLGTDHYSLTVFPNVDHVFISALVVILQELHTDKND
- the LOC112880810 gene encoding uncharacterized protein LOC112880810, yielding MSSGKQEGPKLFSSRILSRDRSNVANASFRVYYSLGAGTVPFLWESKPGTPKSSVTPASAANAMPPISPPPSYQSMSQSKARNCRRRSASWPARGWITWLNLNIRRRSPPSSPTDHQQRWLARDHGGGDERRSWRSTLCF